A portion of the Candidatus Acidiferrales bacterium genome contains these proteins:
- a CDS encoding zinc-dependent dehydrogenase, with product MNLERQAAGIHTEERAIREATPAIRTLAKTMKAAVYRGRGDVRLETVPVPEIGEDEVLIRIEACGICGTDLKKIHSDLCPPPQIFGHEMAGRVARVGRRVARWQVGDRVMTFHHIPCEHCFYCEKKLYSQCPTYKQVGTTAGFEPNGGGFAQYIRVMPWVVQKGMVSVPSNVTMEEASMVEPVNTCLKGIRKVGIKPGETVYVIGQGPIGLMLMLLARREGARAMVSDRIDFRLEKARELGADVAVNPLRQEPMKILGRFTQDRGADVVLVAVHAENIVDHALQAARPGGRILLFAQNSAKEKLSIDPAEIGVQEKVLFGSYSASVDLQAEAAEVVFKRAIPVAELITHRFELEDIQQALELAARPAGNSLKVVIRP from the coding sequence TTGAACCTCGAACGCCAAGCGGCCGGAATCCATACCGAGGAGCGAGCGATTCGGGAAGCAACCCCCGCCATCCGGACCCTGGCAAAGACGATGAAGGCGGCTGTCTATCGCGGCAGGGGCGACGTCCGGCTGGAAACGGTGCCCGTCCCTGAAATTGGCGAGGATGAGGTCCTGATTCGCATCGAAGCTTGCGGCATTTGCGGCACTGATCTCAAAAAGATCCATTCCGACCTTTGTCCGCCCCCGCAGATCTTTGGGCATGAGATGGCCGGTCGGGTGGCGCGGGTGGGCCGGCGGGTTGCCCGCTGGCAAGTCGGCGACCGGGTGATGACCTTCCACCACATTCCATGCGAGCACTGCTTCTATTGTGAAAAGAAACTGTATTCCCAATGCCCCACCTACAAGCAGGTCGGAACAACCGCCGGCTTTGAGCCGAACGGCGGCGGCTTTGCTCAATACATCCGGGTGATGCCCTGGGTCGTGCAAAAAGGCATGGTGAGTGTTCCGTCGAACGTGACGATGGAAGAGGCTTCGATGGTGGAACCGGTCAACACCTGTCTCAAGGGAATTCGCAAGGTGGGGATCAAGCCGGGGGAGACGGTCTATGTGATTGGCCAGGGACCCATTGGACTGATGCTGATGCTGCTGGCGCGGCGAGAGGGCGCCCGCGCCATGGTTTCCGACCGGATTGATTTTCGTCTTGAGAAAGCGCGTGAGCTGGGCGCTGACGTGGCGGTTAACCCGCTCCGGCAAGAACCGATGAAGATCCTTGGGCGCTTTACCCAGGACCGCGGAGCGGATGTGGTGCTGGTGGCGGTGCACGCCGAAAACATTGTGGATCACGCCTTGCAAGCGGCGCGTCCGGGTGGCCGCATTTTGCTTTTTGCTCAGAACTCGGCGAAAGAAAAATTGAGCATTGATCCTGCTGAAATCGGCGTGCAGGAAAAAGTCTTGTTCGGCAGTTACAGCGCCTCCGTTGATCTGCAGGCGGAGGCGGCCGAGGTGGTTTTCAAACGGGCCATCCCCGTCGCAGAACTGATCACCCACCGGTTCGAGCTCGAAGACATCCAGCAGGCCCTGGAACTCGCTGCCCGGCCGGCGGGAAATTCGCTGAAAGTGGTGATACGTCCTTGA
- a CDS encoding HAMP domain-containing sensor histidine kinase, producing MAGADLEIAELESSSPRPSGPVRVPFRRPLLVAALFSLVYLLAYSSLSVVLDHNQPLLAKVANPLELIPPLFAAVFLERNARGKNSRERWFWYLLALGTAQWFVGQLLWVYFEVFLGQPVPDIFFFGDIVFFLRIVPFLAAAGLRPDRQRLPHGYRPTYLDFTFLVLWWIFLYSFMVLPWQFIQPDPVSYSRSYNRLWFVENLIWLGALAYLLIRAESHRWRNVYIGLALCHGLYYAGSHAANLAIQNQTYYTGSFYDLPLLGSFLMLGCLGVYFRRQPAPDLKPDTEEDVASSALPSALALLAILSIPFIAILGEFVAEAPPPVEEFRHLVTLIFLIPTVALFFLRQRYVQKEQLRLTEKLQQNYRQLQHLHRQLVQSEKMRSLGRLVAGAAHEINNPLTAILGYTDVLLATEPLSAAQRELVGKLQAQGRRTKTLVQHLLSFSRQSKAVTREVNVHDLLEQAILLNEYELRAGRVRLHPVFSDLPGIVRGDPQQLLQVFVNVIRNAADSIRQSGQPGTLRISHRCLTDRVRIEFTDTGVGVREPEHVFDPFYTTKAVGQGAGLGLSICYGILQQHQGSISCCNNPGRGVTFTIELPLVKIPLPEPSLSPRT from the coding sequence GCGGCCTCTGCTCGTAGCTGCGCTGTTCTCGTTGGTTTACCTCCTTGCCTATTCCAGCTTGTCAGTCGTGCTTGACCACAACCAGCCGCTTCTCGCCAAGGTGGCCAACCCGCTGGAATTGATTCCGCCCCTATTTGCCGCCGTCTTTCTCGAAAGAAATGCGCGCGGCAAGAATTCCCGCGAACGCTGGTTTTGGTATTTGCTGGCGCTCGGGACCGCCCAATGGTTCGTTGGGCAACTCCTCTGGGTTTACTTTGAAGTCTTTCTCGGGCAGCCCGTGCCGGACATCTTCTTCTTCGGCGACATAGTTTTTTTCTTGCGCATCGTTCCCTTTCTTGCCGCGGCCGGCCTGCGCCCCGACCGCCAGCGGCTTCCCCACGGCTACCGGCCAACGTATCTGGATTTCACCTTCCTTGTCCTGTGGTGGATCTTCCTCTATTCCTTCATGGTCCTACCCTGGCAATTCATCCAGCCCGACCCGGTGAGCTATTCCCGGAGCTATAACCGCCTCTGGTTTGTCGAAAATTTGATCTGGCTTGGAGCACTGGCCTATCTGCTGATCCGGGCGGAGAGCCACCGCTGGCGAAACGTTTATATCGGCCTGGCTCTCTGCCACGGCCTTTACTACGCAGGCTCGCACGCCGCCAATCTGGCCATCCAGAACCAGACCTACTACACCGGAAGCTTCTACGACCTGCCTCTTCTGGGATCCTTTCTGATGCTGGGCTGCCTGGGTGTGTATTTCCGCCGCCAGCCGGCACCTGACCTCAAGCCAGACACCGAGGAAGATGTCGCCAGCTCAGCTTTGCCCAGCGCCCTCGCTTTGCTTGCCATCTTGTCGATACCGTTCATTGCCATCCTGGGCGAGTTTGTGGCCGAAGCTCCGCCGCCAGTGGAGGAATTCCGTCATCTTGTGACACTAATTTTCCTCATACCGACCGTGGCGCTTTTCTTTCTGCGGCAGCGATACGTGCAGAAGGAACAGCTCCGGTTGACCGAGAAACTCCAGCAAAACTACCGCCAGCTTCAGCACTTGCACCGCCAGTTGGTGCAGTCGGAGAAAATGAGGTCGCTGGGCCGGTTGGTGGCCGGCGCGGCTCACGAAATCAACAACCCGCTTACCGCCATCCTGGGCTACACCGATGTTTTGCTGGCCACCGAGCCTCTCTCTGCCGCTCAGCGGGAACTCGTCGGGAAGCTCCAAGCGCAAGGGCGGCGAACCAAAACCCTGGTCCAGCACCTTTTGAGCTTTTCCCGCCAGTCGAAGGCGGTGACGCGGGAGGTCAATGTTCACGACCTCCTGGAACAAGCCATTCTGCTAAATGAGTACGAATTACGCGCCGGCCGGGTCCGGCTGCATCCGGTCTTTTCCGATTTGCCCGGCATCGTGCGAGGCGATCCGCAACAGCTCCTCCAGGTTTTCGTGAATGTTATTCGCAACGCCGCCGACTCAATCCGCCAGAGCGGCCAACCCGGAACGCTTCGCATTAGCCACCGCTGCCTGACTGATCGAGTCCGCATCGAGTTCACTGACACGGGCGTTGGCGTGCGCGAGCCGGAACACGTTTTTGATCCCTTTTACACCACCAAAGCAGTGGGCCAGGGCGCCGGTCTCGGCCTCAGCATCTGCTACGGGATTCTCCAGCAACATCAGGGAAGCATCTCGTGCTGCAATAATCCGGGCCGGGGAGTTACTTTCACGATCGAGCTGCCACTCGTAAAAATTCCCCTGCCGGAACCTTCGTTGAGCCCGAGGACCTAG
- a CDS encoding phytoene/squalene synthase family protein, translating to MSQELLSRSYQYCRRIARSKARNFYYSFLVLPRAKRQALCAIYAFMRFTDDISDRQGDGSEKAADLTRWREALDKALAGNYAGSLILPAFHDTISRYRIPRAYFDQVIAGAEMDLRIFRYPAFADTYRYCYRVASVVGLVCLDIFGFRDPKASARARELAESCGVAFQLTNILRDLKEDAAAGRVYLPLEDLEVFGYPAEQLAAGVVNAAFLTLMKFEVERARTYYDRSRELLTLIHPDSRPALWAMMEIYRGILGRIEKQGYDVFARRAGLSGCVKARILLRAWLWRLGIVHGLDQVGDRDGRRAGGVGLRHSPR from the coding sequence GTGAGCCAGGAACTTCTTAGCCGGTCCTATCAATATTGCCGGCGAATCGCCCGAAGCAAGGCGCGGAACTTTTACTATTCCTTCCTCGTGTTGCCGCGCGCCAAGCGCCAAGCCCTCTGCGCTATTTATGCCTTCATGCGCTTTACCGACGATATTTCCGACCGCCAGGGGGATGGCAGCGAGAAGGCTGCCGATTTGACGCGGTGGCGCGAGGCGCTGGACAAGGCGCTGGCCGGGAACTATGCGGGCAGCTTGATCCTGCCTGCGTTTCACGACACGATCAGTCGCTATCGCATCCCGCGCGCCTATTTCGACCAGGTCATTGCCGGCGCCGAAATGGACCTTCGCATATTTCGCTATCCCGCCTTTGCCGATACCTATCGCTATTGCTACCGGGTGGCTTCGGTGGTGGGCCTGGTTTGCCTCGACATTTTTGGTTTCCGCGACCCCAAAGCTTCCGCACGCGCCAGGGAGCTGGCCGAGAGCTGCGGGGTGGCCTTTCAACTGACCAATATCCTGCGCGACCTCAAGGAGGATGCCGCCGCCGGCCGCGTCTATCTTCCCCTTGAGGATTTGGAGGTTTTTGGTTACCCGGCAGAGCAGTTGGCGGCCGGCGTGGTGAACGCCGCTTTTCTCACTCTGATGAAATTTGAAGTGGAGCGGGCGCGCACCTACTATGATCGCTCGCGCGAACTCCTCACCCTGATTCACCCGGACAGCCGGCCGGCCCTCTGGGCTATGATGGAGATTTATCGCGGCATCCTGGGCCGGATTGAAAAGCAGGGATACGATGTTTTCGCTCGCCGGGCGGGGCTCTCCGGCTGCGTGAAGGCGCGCATTTTGCTCCGAGCATGGCTTTGGCGCTTGGGAATTGTTCATGGCCTCGACCAAGTCGGTGATCGTGATGGGCGGCGGGCTGGCGGGGTTGGCCTGCGCCACAGCCCTCGCTGA
- a CDS encoding PilZ domain-containing protein, producing MKNTPRENSLIPEPEGSPAAHSLPIRVFGIDSNGRDFSEETETMSVDRHGACFRLRNPVIVGDVVCVRNLRSHQEAQFRVAGCLGSRGDSPDTRAWAVEPVDAPPSFWGIAFPAASGAGQGANQQGMQCCACCQGEMVETTPWHREILRSSGHILRACSRCHQETLWKPAAIKTCGGAGDGVGGAEEAPRGERRKRKRAAVRVKVRVRLPYSAHPEVTFSRNLSPDGLAIISARDYPVGTELRIIAPFLQDDFHAEVPARVVHQSLVAGTPSKLYGIRFLKPLRKP from the coding sequence ATGAAGAATACGCCACGCGAAAACTCGTTGATCCCGGAACCTGAAGGCAGCCCGGCGGCCCACTCCCTGCCCATCCGGGTGTTCGGCATTGATAGCAACGGTCGAGACTTCAGTGAAGAGACGGAGACGATGAGCGTGGACCGGCACGGCGCCTGTTTTCGCTTGCGCAACCCGGTCATCGTCGGCGATGTGGTCTGCGTCCGAAATCTGCGTTCCCACCAGGAAGCTCAATTCCGCGTGGCAGGCTGTTTGGGAAGCAGGGGCGATTCGCCTGACACCCGCGCCTGGGCGGTCGAGCCGGTGGATGCGCCTCCTTCCTTCTGGGGAATTGCTTTTCCAGCGGCGAGCGGGGCCGGCCAGGGCGCCAATCAGCAGGGCATGCAGTGCTGCGCTTGCTGCCAAGGGGAGATGGTGGAGACGACTCCCTGGCATCGAGAAATCCTGCGATCATCCGGACATATTCTGCGTGCCTGCTCGCGCTGCCACCAGGAGACGCTTTGGAAGCCGGCGGCCATCAAGACGTGCGGCGGCGCGGGTGATGGCGTCGGTGGCGCTGAGGAAGCGCCCAGGGGGGAAAGGCGGAAGCGCAAGCGAGCGGCCGTGCGCGTCAAAGTGCGCGTCCGGCTCCCTTACTCAGCCCACCCGGAGGTCACCTTCTCTCGAAATCTTTCGCCCGACGGCCTCGCCATCATCAGCGCGCGCGACTATCCGGTGGGGACGGAACTGCGCATCATCGCACCTTTCCTGCAGGATGATTTTCATGCCGAGGTGCCTGCCAGGGTGGTGCACCAGTCGCTTGTTGCGGGAACCCCGAGTAAGTTGTATGGCATTCGTTTCCTTAAGCCTTTGCGGAAGCCTTAG
- the hpnC gene encoding squalene synthase HpnC: MIRWLEQDESRPAEFSLRSHPMGNAIELEIAAGLPAGPVTLEQAEHYTRRLARSHYENFTVVSWLLPGVLRQHFYNLYAYCRWADDLADEIPDRDRALRLLDWWQEELNLCYDGRPRHPVFVALRRTAQARNIPREPFADLLIAFRQDQLVRRYPTFPDLLRYCRYSANPVGRLVLYVCGYDDPQRQALSDATCTALQLANFWQDVARDLEKDRLYIPIEDLERHGLHEQDIFARRLDERLVSLMKTLVERTRGMFEAGLPLAQMVDRRLRLDVELFSRGGMEILRAIERHGYDVFDRRPALGRVAKLRLFAAVFIKHLLTPAASRRSANPSVLSIP; the protein is encoded by the coding sequence ATGATCCGATGGTTGGAACAGGACGAGTCGCGCCCGGCTGAGTTCAGCCTGAGAAGCCATCCTATGGGCAACGCCATCGAGCTGGAAATCGCTGCCGGCCTGCCGGCTGGACCAGTTACTTTGGAGCAAGCGGAGCATTATACGCGGCGGCTGGCCCGCAGCCACTATGAGAATTTCACGGTTGTTTCCTGGTTGCTGCCCGGCGTTCTGCGCCAGCATTTTTACAACCTCTATGCCTACTGTCGCTGGGCCGATGATCTGGCCGACGAAATCCCCGACCGCGACCGGGCCTTGCGCCTGCTGGACTGGTGGCAGGAGGAGTTGAACCTGTGCTATGACGGCCGGCCGCGGCATCCGGTGTTCGTGGCGCTGCGGCGGACGGCGCAGGCGCGGAACATTCCCAGGGAGCCTTTTGCCGATTTGCTGATTGCCTTCCGGCAAGATCAGTTGGTGCGACGCTATCCCACCTTTCCGGATTTGCTTCGCTACTGTCGCTATTCGGCCAACCCGGTGGGCCGGCTGGTGCTCTACGTCTGCGGTTACGACGATCCCCAGCGCCAGGCGCTGTCCGATGCCACTTGCACGGCGCTGCAATTGGCTAACTTCTGGCAGGATGTTGCCCGGGACCTGGAGAAAGATCGGCTCTACATCCCCATCGAAGACCTGGAGCGGCACGGATTGCACGAACAGGATATTTTTGCTCGACGTCTCGATGAACGTCTTGTTTCCCTGATGAAAACTCTGGTGGAGCGAACGCGGGGGATGTTTGAGGCTGGTTTGCCGCTGGCGCAAATGGTGGACAGGCGGCTGCGGCTCGACGTCGAGCTCTTTAGCCGCGGCGGAATGGAAATTCTCCGCGCCATTGAGCGCCATGGCTATGATGTCTTCGACCGCCGCCCGGCGCTCGGCAGGGTTGCCAAGCTGCGCCTTTTCGCGGCGGTTTTCATCAAGCATCTGCTGACGCCTGCGGCAAGCCGGCGGTCGGCAAATCCTTCGGTTCTATCAATCCCGTGA
- a CDS encoding HPF/RaiA family ribosome-associated protein: MKIALSYKNLVKNGNLEEQFVKNIKKLERFLSSYQPDLVQLHATLEKNPHKEEYYISLNLALPTARLHATGEGSDTRVSTRRAFEELRSQLGKHIGKLRHDYQWKRKRARGGPASLADEEV, translated from the coding sequence ATGAAGATTGCTTTGAGCTACAAGAATCTTGTCAAGAATGGGAATTTGGAAGAGCAGTTCGTGAAGAACATCAAGAAGCTGGAACGCTTTCTTTCCAGCTACCAACCCGATTTGGTGCAACTGCATGCCACACTCGAAAAGAACCCGCACAAGGAGGAATACTACATCTCGTTGAACCTGGCGCTGCCGACAGCCCGGCTGCATGCCACCGGGGAGGGAAGCGACACCCGGGTGAGCACGCGGCGAGCTTTTGAGGAATTGCGCAGCCAGCTCGGCAAGCACATCGGCAAGCTACGGCACGATTACCAGTGGAAGCGCAAGCGAGCCCGCGGTGGCCCGGCAAGCTTGGCTGACGAAGAAGTCTGA
- a CDS encoding PilZ domain-containing protein, with protein sequence MKPSFPLRRYPRVEVPVGIPILCEGFSVREWYRATNLSKGGFFAVTTKPLAPGTVLMVSFYGPRSRHINTVAVVRDVVPGKGMGMEFCFLPASYLETLHSWITSPEGGPKERSGTAPSEAVSAQK encoded by the coding sequence TTGAAACCCAGTTTCCCTCTTAGGCGGTATCCCCGCGTAGAAGTTCCTGTCGGCATCCCGATACTTTGCGAAGGATTCTCTGTCCGGGAGTGGTACCGCGCGACCAACCTGAGCAAAGGGGGCTTTTTTGCCGTTACCACAAAGCCGCTGGCGCCCGGCACGGTCCTCATGGTTTCCTTCTATGGCCCGCGCAGCCGCCACATCAACACCGTCGCGGTCGTGCGGGACGTGGTCCCCGGCAAGGGCATGGGAATGGAATTCTGCTTCCTGCCGGCGAGCTACCTGGAAACGTTGCACTCCTGGATCACATCCCCGGAAGGCGGGCCCAAAGAACGCTCCGGTACAGCTCCGTCAGAAGCCGTTTCGGCTCAAAAATAG
- a CDS encoding DUF72 domain-containing protein, with protein MAMSQVMRVGPAGWSYQDWSGIVYPLRRGRGFHEAAYLADYFDTIEINTSFYQPVRPELGKLWVRKVEHNPRFLFTAKLWHRFTHERQTSAEDELAAREGFDALMAEGKLGAVLMQFPWSFKYDPDNRHYLIGLILRFRAYPLVVEVRHGSWNQPEVYELLREWNVGFCNIDQPVIGRSLKPSAAATSPVGYIRLHGRNYDSWFSEDAKRQPDERYNYLYSAAELQPWAARTRNVSDQTESTFVITNNHYQGKAIANALQLVHLLTGKPVRVPPEMISRYPELESIATPDSVAPGLFSAPKNQAT; from the coding sequence ATGGCGATGTCCCAGGTGATGCGCGTTGGCCCGGCGGGCTGGTCCTATCAAGACTGGAGTGGGATCGTCTATCCGCTGCGCCGTGGCCGCGGATTTCACGAGGCGGCTTACCTTGCCGACTATTTTGACACCATCGAAATCAACACCTCGTTTTATCAGCCCGTTCGCCCCGAACTGGGCAAGCTCTGGGTGCGCAAGGTGGAGCATAACCCCCGCTTTCTTTTCACCGCCAAGCTGTGGCACCGCTTTACGCACGAGCGGCAAACCTCGGCCGAGGACGAGCTGGCCGCCCGCGAAGGCTTTGACGCCCTGATGGCCGAAGGCAAACTGGGCGCTGTCCTGATGCAGTTTCCCTGGTCGTTCAAGTACGATCCTGACAACCGCCATTACCTCATCGGCCTGATTCTCCGTTTCCGCGCTTACCCGCTCGTCGTCGAAGTGCGACACGGCTCGTGGAATCAGCCGGAAGTCTATGAGCTGCTGCGCGAATGGAACGTCGGTTTCTGCAACATCGACCAGCCGGTGATTGGCCGCTCGCTCAAGCCTTCCGCCGCCGCAACTTCTCCCGTCGGTTACATTCGCCTTCATGGCCGCAACTACGATTCCTGGTTCAGCGAGGACGCCAAGCGGCAGCCGGACGAGCGGTACAACTACCTCTATTCGGCGGCGGAACTACAACCCTGGGCGGCCCGCACGCGCAACGTTTCCGACCAAACCGAAAGCACCTTCGTCATCACCAACAACCACTACCAGGGGAAGGCCATCGCCAATGCGCTCCAATTGGTCCACCTTCTCACCGGGAAGCCCGTGCGTGTCCCGCCGGAGATGATTTCGCGCTACCCGGAACTGGAATCCATCGCCACTCCCGACTCGGTTGCGCCGGGTCTGTTCTCTGCCCCAAAGAACCAAGCAACCTAG
- a CDS encoding PilZ domain-containing protein has translation MHKVLRRYPRYRLMEPIPVMWRQGRRTAIDRARIVSLRGLLLDTLHSLTPGENIEIVLMPRKMKLRATATVRSVPHKAVAGLEFIRMDGAAADSLKSFLAEALRQKQARLA, from the coding sequence ATGCACAAGGTACTGCGTCGGTATCCTCGCTATCGCTTGATGGAACCAATTCCGGTGATGTGGCGTCAGGGCCGGCGGACGGCGATTGACCGGGCGCGCATCGTGAGCCTTCGCGGCCTGTTGTTGGACACGCTCCACTCGCTGACTCCGGGTGAAAACATCGAAATCGTTTTGATGCCCCGGAAAATGAAGCTTCGGGCGACAGCCACGGTTCGCAGCGTTCCGCACAAGGCGGTGGCGGGGCTGGAATTTATAAGGATGGATGGCGCGGCCGCCGATTCTCTGAAGAGTTTTCTGGCCGAAGCCCTGCGCCAGAAGCAAGCAAGGCTGGCGTAG
- the hpnE gene encoding hydroxysqualene dehydroxylase HpnE, translated as MASTKSVIVMGGGLAGLACATALADRGFSICLFEKKPHLGGRAASYLLPEGQEVDNCQHVLLGCCTNLVAFYEMLGVGSKIGYFRTLALAGPERRVGTIRSSPLPEPFHLLPSFLRFPFLGLGDKFRIARAMMAILRADAGSRRRWEGQTMAFWLAERGQSRLAIERFWKVVLVSALNEELDRVSALHGTEVFRKAFLLHRRGFEIGVPVVPLGELYSAAGAGRFAARGGGVVLRRGVEGIVVADGLVRQVVLDNGELAEADYFVSALPFDAILELLPEDLAGAHEYFQRWNRLEASPITGIHLWFDSQVMDEPYLTVLDRTLQWIFNKSKLYGRSDSGSYLLCVVSASHRLAPMSRSQIIELALRELAEILPETRTAKLMKATVIKEIRATYAPTPGTEALRPLPQTPVRNLFVCGDWTATGWPATMESAVRSGFLCAEAILDREGQPASILRPELPARGLARLLVK; from the coding sequence ATGGCCTCGACCAAGTCGGTGATCGTGATGGGCGGCGGGCTGGCGGGGTTGGCCTGCGCCACAGCCCTCGCTGACCGCGGTTTTTCCATCTGCCTCTTCGAGAAAAAGCCCCACCTCGGCGGCCGGGCCGCCTCCTACCTGCTTCCTGAGGGGCAGGAGGTGGACAATTGCCAGCACGTCCTCCTCGGTTGCTGCACCAACCTCGTTGCCTTTTACGAAATGCTCGGCGTCGGCAGCAAGATCGGTTATTTCCGAACGCTCGCATTGGCTGGCCCTGAGCGGCGCGTGGGAACCATCCGTTCCTCGCCACTCCCGGAACCGTTCCATCTGCTGCCGTCGTTTCTCCGCTTTCCCTTCCTTGGTCTCGGAGACAAGTTTCGCATCGCTCGCGCGATGATGGCCATCTTGCGAGCCGATGCTGGCAGTCGAAGGCGGTGGGAAGGGCAGACGATGGCTTTCTGGCTGGCCGAGCGGGGCCAAAGCCGGCTTGCCATCGAACGCTTCTGGAAGGTGGTGCTGGTGAGCGCCTTGAATGAGGAGCTGGACCGCGTCTCCGCGCTCCATGGCACCGAAGTTTTCCGCAAGGCTTTCCTCCTTCATCGCCGTGGCTTCGAGATCGGCGTTCCCGTCGTCCCCCTGGGCGAACTTTACAGCGCCGCCGGCGCAGGCCGGTTCGCTGCTCGCGGGGGTGGCGTTGTGCTTCGGCGCGGAGTGGAAGGGATCGTGGTAGCCGATGGGTTGGTGCGGCAAGTGGTCCTCGATAACGGTGAGCTTGCTGAAGCAGACTACTTTGTTTCGGCGCTGCCCTTTGACGCCATCCTGGAATTGCTGCCGGAAGACCTCGCCGGGGCCCACGAATATTTCCAACGCTGGAATCGGCTGGAGGCTTCGCCGATCACCGGCATCCATCTGTGGTTCGATAGCCAGGTGATGGACGAACCATATCTGACCGTGCTGGATCGCACGCTTCAGTGGATCTTCAATAAATCGAAACTGTATGGCCGAAGCGACTCGGGCAGTTATCTTCTCTGCGTCGTCAGCGCCTCGCACCGGCTGGCACCGATGTCGCGCAGCCAAATCATCGAGCTTGCCTTGCGCGAGCTGGCTGAAATTCTTCCGGAGACACGCACGGCTAAGCTGATGAAGGCCACCGTCATCAAGGAAATCCGAGCAACCTACGCCCCCACGCCGGGAACGGAAGCGCTCCGGCCACTACCGCAAACGCCCGTTCGTAATCTTTTTGTGTGCGGGGATTGGACCGCCACCGGCTGGCCAGCCACCATGGAGAGCGCCGTGCGCAGCGGCTTTTTGTGCGCTGAGGCCATACTCGACCGCGAGGGCCAGCCTGCATCCATTCTGCGACCGGAGCTGCCCGCCAGGGGGCTGGCCAGGCTTCTCGTCAAATAG
- a CDS encoding alcohol dehydrogenase catalytic domain-containing protein has product MTAAVLYGKEDLKIERVGIPEVGPQDALVRVKVALLCGTDLKVWRQGHHARMISPPAIFGHELAGVVELVGSDVVSVRPGMRVVPANSAPCSDCLYCRRDRENLCENLLFNNGAYAEFIHVPGRILQKNTLEIPAQVDYVDAALVEPLACVLRGIDETGVGEGDTVVVLGCGPIGLMFIRLARLRRARVIALGKRHTQMEAAERLGAAAAIDVNRVANPVQYVRQLTECGRGADVVIEAVGSSATWQWSVEMVRKGGTVNLFGGCPTGSAVQFDPVLLHYSEISIKSTFHHTPRFIREAMGVIASGGVRASDFVTGEIPLTELPGMFRQLKNRNGELKTAIIP; this is encoded by the coding sequence ATGACGGCGGCAGTGCTTTACGGCAAAGAGGACTTGAAGATCGAGCGTGTGGGCATACCCGAGGTAGGCCCGCAGGACGCGCTCGTGCGCGTGAAGGTGGCGCTCCTGTGCGGGACCGACCTGAAGGTTTGGCGCCAGGGCCACCACGCCCGCATGATCTCGCCACCCGCCATTTTTGGCCACGAGCTGGCCGGAGTGGTGGAGTTGGTGGGCAGCGATGTGGTGAGCGTTCGTCCGGGCATGCGCGTGGTGCCCGCCAACTCAGCCCCCTGCAGCGATTGTCTCTACTGCCGCAGGGACCGCGAAAATCTTTGTGAAAATCTTCTTTTCAACAATGGCGCCTACGCTGAATTCATTCACGTTCCCGGCCGCATCTTGCAGAAAAACACCCTCGAGATTCCGGCACAAGTGGACTATGTGGATGCCGCGCTCGTCGAGCCGCTCGCCTGCGTGCTTCGGGGAATTGACGAAACCGGCGTGGGTGAGGGGGATACGGTCGTCGTGCTGGGTTGCGGGCCCATCGGCTTGATGTTCATCCGGCTGGCCCGTCTGCGCCGGGCAAGGGTGATTGCCCTGGGCAAGCGCCATACGCAGATGGAAGCGGCCGAGCGGCTGGGAGCGGCCGCCGCCATTGACGTGAACCGCGTGGCGAACCCGGTGCAATATGTGCGGCAGTTGACCGAGTGCGGGAGAGGGGCCGATGTCGTCATTGAAGCGGTCGGCAGCTCTGCCACCTGGCAGTGGTCGGTGGAGATGGTGCGCAAGGGCGGAACCGTCAACCTTTTTGGCGGCTGTCCCACCGGCAGCGCCGTGCAATTCGATCCGGTGCTGCTCCACTATTCCGAGATTTCCATCAAGTCCACCTTTCACCACACCCCGCGCTTCATCCGTGAAGCCATGGGCGTCATCGCCAGCGGGGGAGTGCGGGCGTCCGACTTTGTGACCGGGGAGATTCCGTTGACCGAACTGCCGGGCATGTTCCGGCAGCTCAAGAATCGCAACGGTGAACTGAAGACGGCAATCATTCCGTAG